Proteins co-encoded in one Candidatus Poribacteria bacterium genomic window:
- a CDS encoding HIT family protein produces the protein MDCIFCAIVAGEIPAAKVYEDEHVFAFMDIAPANPGHTLVIPKQHYRNIFDMPVEVGTKIMQAAIPIANAIRVALTPDGLNLFQSNEAAGFQTVFHFHLHLIPRWEGDPLRLPWRPSEGDMDEINNIAAKIQDAL, from the coding sequence ATGGATTGTATCTTTTGTGCGATTGTTGCTGGTGAGATTCCGGCAGCCAAAGTATATGAAGATGAACATGTCTTCGCGTTTATGGATATTGCCCCTGCAAACCCAGGGCATACCCTCGTGATACCGAAGCAGCACTATCGAAATATCTTTGATATGCCCGTAGAGGTCGGCACTAAAATTATGCAAGCCGCGATTCCGATCGCAAACGCGATTCGGGTAGCATTAACCCCTGATGGGCTTAATCTGTTTCAATCGAATGAAGCTGCAGGATTTCAAACTGTTTTCCATTTCCATCTGCACCTAATTCCGCGATGGGAAGGCGATCCGCTTCGGTTACCGTGGCGACCGAGCGAGGGTGATATGGATGAAATCAACAATATTGCAGCAAAGATTCAGGATGCTTTGTAG
- a CDS encoding D-2-hydroxyacid dehydrogenase has product MPKLIITPPQNAESHEWAERLHNELPVYTVVLPETDEAVARHLPDADAVYGWVSPEQLPLAKSLRWLQNPAAGPFPGYYYPALIDHPVVVCNPRGIYNDHIAQHIMMFVLALSRGLPYYMDAQREGVWSKDARKSGYIDLAQAVALIVGVGGIGHETARLCNEFGMKVIGVDARWEYEVHFVEKHEPAELDTLLPLADFVITTTPHTPETEGMWHKERFALMKNTAYFINIGRGKTTKLADLVSALEEGIIAGCGLDVFEVEPLPVESPLWQLSNVLITPHIAVKDAENIEARRFELFLENARRFAEGEPLKNVVNKAVWY; this is encoded by the coding sequence GTGCCTAAACTCATAATCACGCCGCCGCAGAACGCGGAATCACACGAATGGGCTGAACGTCTTCACAACGAATTACCCGTATACACCGTCGTCTTGCCAGAGACAGATGAAGCAGTCGCGAGACACCTCCCAGATGCAGATGCAGTCTACGGTTGGGTGTCGCCTGAACAACTGCCGTTGGCGAAAAGCCTCCGATGGCTACAGAACCCTGCCGCAGGTCCCTTCCCCGGCTACTACTATCCAGCACTCATTGACCATCCGGTCGTCGTCTGTAACCCGCGCGGTATCTACAACGACCATATCGCACAGCATATCATGATGTTCGTGCTTGCGCTTTCGCGTGGATTGCCGTATTATATGGACGCACAACGTGAAGGGGTCTGGAGCAAAGATGCCCGCAAAAGTGGATACATTGATCTCGCACAAGCGGTAGCACTAATTGTCGGTGTTGGCGGTATCGGGCATGAGACCGCACGCCTCTGTAATGAATTCGGGATGAAAGTAATCGGTGTTGACGCGCGCTGGGAGTATGAAGTCCATTTTGTGGAGAAACACGAACCTGCTGAACTGGACACACTCCTTCCGCTTGCCGACTTTGTGATCACCACGACACCGCACACACCCGAAACTGAGGGCATGTGGCACAAGGAGCGGTTTGCCCTGATGAAAAACACCGCTTACTTCATCAATATCGGGCGCGGCAAGACGACGAAACTCGCTGACCTCGTTTCGGCACTTGAAGAGGGTATCATTGCCGGGTGCGGTTTGGATGTCTTTGAAGTTGAACCGTTGCCTGTCGAAAGTCCATTGTGGCAATTGTCGAATGTGTTAATAACGCCACATATTGCTGTCAAAGATGCGGAGAATATTGAAGCACGGCGGTTTGAACTTTTCTTGGAAAACGCGCGTCGATTCGCTGAAGGCGAGCCGTTGAAAAACGTCGTCAATAAAGCGGTATGGTACTAA
- a CDS encoding NAD(P)-dependent oxidoreductase: MNILITSAGSELARNIAGVLKEEHTLRLTELYSVENVEGTFVQSELGHDESTNELVRGMDAIIHIAEVPHDLLAEADQSDNYAIDYQTRCTYNLLMAASAEGVKHAIYASTLRLFEQHGEDWTVTESWRPRPSVDSFVLSKHLGEFTCREFGREGKIDVTCLRLGNLITVDAVATTEYDSMWLEMNDAVAAFQGALGSSSPWRIFHVQSEFPGSRFSIGKAKGHLNFDPQFVPSQTKEA, translated from the coding sequence ATGAATATTTTGATTACCTCCGCCGGTTCCGAACTGGCGCGCAATATAGCAGGCGTATTGAAAGAAGAACATACGCTCCGCTTAACGGAATTATATTCTGTTGAAAATGTTGAAGGCACATTCGTGCAAAGCGAACTTGGGCACGACGAATCGACCAACGAACTTGTCCGCGGCATGGATGCTATTATACACATCGCCGAAGTCCCGCACGATCTCCTCGCTGAAGCCGATCAATCGGACAATTACGCTATCGACTACCAGACGCGCTGCACCTATAATCTATTGATGGCAGCGTCGGCGGAAGGTGTGAAACATGCTATTTACGCAAGCACACTCCGCCTTTTCGAGCAACACGGTGAAGACTGGACCGTCACAGAGAGTTGGCGACCGCGTCCGTCAGTCGATAGTTTTGTGCTTTCAAAACATCTCGGTGAGTTCACGTGCAGAGAATTCGGTCGCGAGGGTAAAATCGACGTGACATGCCTCCGCCTCGGCAATCTCATCACAGTTGATGCCGTAGCAACCACCGAATATGACTCGATGTGGCTTGAAATGAATGATGCAGTCGCTGCTTTCCAAGGCGCGCTTGGATCTTCGTCGCCGTGGCGAATTTTTCATGTCCAATCAGAGTTTCCGGGTTCCCGATTCTCGATTGGGAAAGCCAAGGGACATCTAAACTTCGATCCGCAATTCGTACCATCACAGACAAAGGAGGCGTAG
- a CDS encoding NAD(P)-dependent oxidoreductase: MKVLILGGNGYLGPHVVKALEPYYTLRVTDINDIETKHESMHIDVGSLDQVMRATEGMDAILNCSVLRHDGQLAFDVSTRGCYNTMRAAVEHGIRRVINTGPHFTIQGDDYTTYDYEINPDVPPHTSTGLYPLTKGLGQEICKVFTEHYDIYVLCYLFLSFREHEDQAEGTDLNPFSVSWRDAGEAFRLGLEIDLEDLPSRCEIFNIFADLPHQQFSNIKTKRILGFTPQDNFERMWHKKN, translated from the coding sequence ATGAAGGTTCTCATTTTAGGCGGTAACGGTTATCTCGGACCACATGTCGTCAAAGCGTTGGAGCCTTATTATACTTTGCGCGTTACGGACATCAACGACATTGAAACGAAGCATGAATCGATGCATATTGATGTCGGTTCGTTGGATCAGGTCATGCGCGCCACTGAAGGAATGGACGCAATTCTCAACTGCTCCGTGCTCCGACACGACGGACAACTGGCTTTTGATGTCAGCACGCGTGGGTGTTATAATACAATGCGCGCCGCTGTTGAGCACGGGATCCGCCGCGTCATCAACACCGGCCCACATTTCACCATTCAAGGTGATGATTATACGACCTACGATTATGAAATTAATCCGGATGTTCCACCTCACACAAGCACCGGACTCTATCCGTTGACGAAAGGATTAGGACAGGAAATCTGTAAGGTCTTCACTGAGCATTACGACATCTATGTTCTCTGTTATCTGTTTCTCAGTTTCCGGGAACACGAAGACCAAGCGGAAGGCACCGATCTCAACCCGTTTTCTGTCAGTTGGCGGGATGCAGGTGAAGCGTTCCGGCTCGGTTTGGAGATTGATCTGGAAGACCTCCCTTCACGTTGTGAAATTTTCAATATCTTCGCAGACCTGCCGCATCAGCAGTTCTCGAATATCAAAACGAAACGTATCTTAGGGTTTACGCCGCAGGATAACTTTGAGCGGATGTGGCATAAGAAGAATTGA
- a CDS encoding glycerophosphodiester phosphodiesterase codes for MKIELLAHRGGMGRAPENTLASFKQALADGADGYEYDVCLTQDKQPVLIHVDFNRNDIRKATGCTTPLSELNWKDVQQLTAVDSDEPVAHLDDALRFTRENQMPCFIEPKADTPELLPIIVQRVRNFEVVHLTSILTFYLRKQLLVDAKHLEPRLGTSAILINPMANFLKAAAAIDADRMILGWSRINHFKLYNTFVPTVTRQLKQLRKNGIVVEAGFIQTAKDVAWAIKNGVEGLWADDVPYIRSCLKEI; via the coding sequence ATGAAGATTGAACTCTTAGCACATCGCGGGGGCATGGGGCGTGCCCCTGAAAACACCCTCGCTTCCTTTAAGCAAGCGTTGGCAGACGGTGCCGATGGATATGAGTACGATGTCTGTCTTACGCAGGATAAACAACCTGTGTTGATCCATGTCGACTTCAACCGAAATGATATACGGAAAGCTACAGGATGTACAACGCCGCTCAGTGAACTGAACTGGAAAGATGTTCAACAATTAACAGCGGTAGACTCGGATGAGCCGGTTGCACACCTTGATGATGCTCTCCGATTTACACGGGAAAACCAGATGCCGTGCTTCATTGAGCCGAAGGCGGACACGCCAGAACTGCTCCCTATCATTGTCCAACGCGTACGCAACTTCGAGGTCGTCCATCTCACCAGTATCCTCACTTTTTACCTCCGGAAGCAGCTACTTGTTGATGCCAAACATTTAGAACCGAGGTTAGGGACGAGCGCAATACTCATCAATCCGATGGCGAATTTCCTCAAAGCAGCCGCCGCAATTGATGCAGACCGCATGATCTTAGGGTGGAGCCGGATTAACCACTTTAAACTCTATAATACTTTCGTACCCACTGTTACGCGGCAGCTCAAGCAACTTCGGAAAAATGGGATTGTTGTGGAAGCCGGGTTCATTCAGACGGCAAAGGATGTTGCTTGGGCAATCAAAAACGGCGTTGAAGGATTGTGGGCAGATGATGTGCCTTACATCAGAAGTTGTCTCAAGGAAATTTAA
- a CDS encoding HEAT repeat domain-containing protein has protein sequence MKQHLLNDEQIRHFIVNGYVNVTADVPTHIHETIYHKTDELFAGAIDFRGDRQHNPLNNILPLVPELQVVLESPEVRGALTSILGNGYVMHPHRHCHPNFTGSKPSGKENSEERLMMPLHKDGHAGGKRPRHRTPRWAILFYYPQPCLAEQGPTCIIPGTQYIREFMLDGERQRHEPHVEGGNGTRRLSENFLNRNLVPMSGELGTVWIMHFDMVHSFLQNYVSLSRYGMKFVFMRTEQPTAPSWNSETDIWQPPEVNHVPYDAEILWTYIWNWMSGKADLYETEPLSAALDIESAVTALRADDTRARMEAANTLGFMREAAAEAVPALIDALEDSYEPVRRNAIYALGAIGKPAVESLADALDEEKEAFEMEPILHICDAAHGLAAVGVPAVSALVSALKDERENVRASAAYALGEMGPVAAASVDALVALLTDESEEVRRHTISALGMIKVPTSKTVPALVRVLADREDTDLAFFAAQALTRIGPDAGEAVPALGEALMSESAYVRGFSSEALSRIGTTEALQALVPFLRTARWFNYVNKSMPVFSIELTASPPSDADSLTKLIQAWAKQKDIPLPKTEEILQDSDTQFQVTFSDGRRVTARIEGDTLNLYHKRRVEAGFKAYR, from the coding sequence GTGAAACAACATCTTTTAAACGACGAGCAAATTCGCCATTTTATTGTCAACGGGTACGTCAACGTCACCGCTGATGTGCCGACACACATCCATGAAACCATCTATCACAAGACGGATGAACTTTTCGCTGGCGCGATAGATTTTCGAGGCGATCGGCAACACAACCCGCTCAATAACATTTTACCGTTAGTTCCGGAACTTCAAGTCGTCTTGGAGTCCCCAGAGGTGCGCGGCGCGCTTACCAGTATTTTGGGTAACGGATATGTCATGCATCCGCATCGGCACTGCCACCCCAATTTTACGGGAAGTAAACCGAGCGGAAAAGAGAACAGCGAAGAACGGTTGATGATGCCGCTTCACAAAGACGGACACGCCGGTGGAAAACGACCTCGTCACCGAACGCCGCGTTGGGCAATCCTGTTCTATTATCCACAACCCTGTCTCGCTGAGCAGGGACCGACTTGTATCATACCCGGAACGCAATACATCCGAGAATTCATGCTTGATGGCGAACGTCAACGGCACGAACCCCACGTCGAAGGTGGAAACGGGACGCGACGGCTCTCAGAGAATTTCCTGAATCGAAACCTCGTGCCAATGTCTGGTGAACTTGGCACTGTCTGGATTATGCACTTCGATATGGTGCATTCGTTTCTTCAAAACTATGTCTCCCTAAGTCGCTACGGCATGAAATTTGTCTTTATGCGTACGGAGCAACCCACAGCACCTTCATGGAACAGCGAGACCGATATTTGGCAACCGCCGGAAGTCAACCATGTCCCTTATGATGCCGAAATCCTCTGGACATATATCTGGAACTGGATGTCCGGCAAAGCAGATCTCTATGAAACCGAGCCTCTATCTGCCGCGCTGGATATAGAATCGGCAGTTACAGCACTGAGAGCAGACGACACAAGGGCGCGTATGGAAGCTGCCAACACCTTAGGTTTCATGCGTGAAGCTGCTGCCGAGGCGGTCCCCGCACTCATTGATGCCCTTGAAGATAGTTATGAACCGGTACGGCGAAACGCTATTTATGCCCTCGGTGCAATCGGGAAACCGGCTGTTGAGTCTCTTGCTGACGCGCTTGATGAAGAAAAAGAGGCGTTTGAGATGGAACCGATTCTCCATATCTGTGACGCAGCACACGGACTTGCTGCGGTTGGTGTCCCCGCTGTATCTGCGCTCGTATCTGCGTTGAAGGACGAACGCGAAAACGTCCGTGCTTCTGCGGCGTATGCGTTGGGTGAGATGGGACCTGTCGCAGCAGCGTCGGTTGACGCGCTTGTTGCATTGTTGACGGATGAATCGGAGGAGGTGCGTCGGCATACAATCTCGGCATTGGGTATGATTAAGGTGCCAACGTCGAAAACAGTTCCCGCGTTAGTGAGGGTTCTGGCGGATCGTGAAGACACAGATTTAGCGTTTTTTGCGGCGCAAGCGTTAACCCGTATTGGGCCCGATGCAGGAGAAGCTGTTCCCGCGTTAGGAGAGGCTTTGATGAGCGAGTCTGCTTATGTACGTGGATTCTCTTCGGAGGCGTTAAGCCGAATTGGCACTACCGAGGCGTTGCAGGCACTCGTACCGTTCCTTCGGACCGCACGTTGGTTTAACTACGTCAATAAGAGCATGCCAGTTTTCAGCATCGAGTTAACAGCATCCCCACCGAGCGATGCAGATTCTCTCACAAAACTGATTCAAGCGTGGGCAAAACAGAAGGACATCCCGTTGCCGAAAACAGAAGAAATCTTACAGGATTCTGATACACAATTTCAGGTGACATTCAGCGATGGCAGACGGGTGACTGCAAGAATTGAGGGCGACACGTTAAACCTCTATCATAAACGCCGAGTGGAGGCTGGATTTAAAGCGTATCGTTAG
- a CDS encoding tetratricopeptide repeat protein, whose protein sequence is MITRILYATVVVIILLTTATTSPTQTTEEIAENALAATVYLEMQDSTGLTLGIGSGFFVRPDLIATNFHVIQGAARGTAKLVSKHTKYTIEGITATDEDNDLVLLKVIAEGIQPLSLGDSDAIRIGAEVYVVGNPKGMEGTFSDGIISSIRRENAQTRFQMTAPISPGSSGGPVLNRKGEVIGVSVSAHQDLDAQNINFAIPVNKLKLLLTRAETAKPLTQGSKSIPTKTYFNSGNKKLNLGDYAGAIADYTQVLRLKPDSASAYYNRGIAKKELGQYSAAIADYTETIRLKPDHASAYYNRGIAKRKLEQYDAAIADYTETIRLKPDHASAYYNRGIANSKLGKYFAEIADYDMTIRLKPDHVKAYHNRGVAKATLKQHSAAIADYDTAIQLDPDDASAYYNRGVARANLEKYKTAMTDFDIAIRLKPDYAKAYHGRGLMKASLGRTSEAKQDYQTALKLAKEAGNKSLIETINRLLKDSN, encoded by the coding sequence GTGATTACACGTATATTGTATGCAACGGTTGTGGTCATAATCCTACTCACCACTGCAACAACATCGCCCACCCAAACGACCGAGGAGATCGCTGAGAATGCATTAGCCGCTACGGTTTACTTAGAGATGCAGGATAGTACCGGTTTAACGCTCGGTATTGGTAGCGGTTTTTTTGTCCGTCCAGACTTGATTGCGACCAATTTCCACGTCATCCAAGGTGCTGCACGAGGCACCGCAAAATTGGTCAGCAAACATACCAAATACACGATTGAAGGTATCACAGCCACAGACGAGGACAACGACCTCGTGTTGCTAAAGGTTATTGCTGAGGGTATCCAACCTTTGTCGCTCGGTGATAGCGATGCAATTAGGATTGGTGCAGAAGTGTACGTCGTTGGTAACCCGAAGGGTATGGAAGGGACATTCTCTGATGGTATCATCAGCAGCATTCGGAGGGAGAACGCTCAGACCCGTTTCCAAATGACAGCACCAATTTCTCCGGGAAGCAGTGGGGGCCCCGTATTAAATCGTAAAGGTGAGGTTATTGGTGTGTCTGTTTCTGCTCACCAAGACCTGGATGCACAGAATATTAATTTTGCGATTCCTGTGAACAAACTCAAGCTCCTGCTCACGCGCGCAGAAACAGCCAAACCTCTAACGCAAGGCAGTAAATCTATACCTACAAAGACATATTTCAATTCGGGAAATAAGAAACTCAATTTAGGGGACTATGCAGGTGCTATCGCCGATTACACTCAGGTTCTTCGCTTAAAACCAGATTCTGCATCAGCCTATTACAATCGAGGCATCGCTAAGAAGGAACTAGGGCAATATAGTGCCGCGATTGCCGACTATACAGAAACTATACGACTAAAACCTGACCACGCCTCAGCCTATTACAACCGAGGTATTGCCAAACGTAAACTGGAACAATATGATGCCGCGATTGCCGACTATACAGAAACTATTCGCCTAAAACCGGATCACGCTTCAGCATACTACAATCGAGGTATCGCAAATAGTAAATTAGGAAAATACTTCGCCGAAATCGCTGATTATGATATGACAATCCGATTAAAACCTGATCACGTCAAAGCCTATCACAATCGAGGCGTCGCTAAGGCAACCCTAAAGCAGCACAGTGCCGCCATAGCAGATTACGATACAGCTATCCAGCTCGATCCAGATGATGCTTCCGCATACTACAATCGGGGAGTTGCCAGGGCAAATCTGGAAAAATATAAAACCGCTATGACAGATTTCGATATTGCAATAAGACTAAAACCTGATTACGCCAAAGCCTACCATGGTAGGGGACTCATGAAAGCGTCGTTAGGACGCACCTCAGAAGCGAAACAGGATTATCAAACTGCTTTGAAATTAGCGAAAGAGGCAGGCAACAAAAGTCTCATAGAAACCATCAATCGATTGCTTAAAGACTCTAACTAA